Proteins from one Arthrobacter sp. Soc17.1.1.1 genomic window:
- a CDS encoding AAA family ATPase, which translates to MSRVLITGMSGTGKTTLLGELSRRGFQTLDTDYDGWVLADGTWDETLMAAFLASNSSVIVSGTVENQGHFYDRFEAVVLLSAPVEVLIERVSARTDNPYGNAEAEQSVIRQQVLDVEPLLRQGATLELDGRRPVADLADVVERLLASTRHVR; encoded by the coding sequence ATGTCCCGAGTCCTGATCACCGGCATGTCGGGCACGGGGAAGACGACGCTGCTGGGCGAGCTGTCCCGACGGGGCTTCCAGACGCTCGACACGGACTATGACGGCTGGGTGCTTGCCGACGGCACCTGGGACGAAACGCTCATGGCCGCGTTCCTCGCCTCGAACTCGTCCGTGATCGTCTCGGGGACTGTCGAGAACCAGGGACACTTCTATGACCGTTTCGAGGCCGTCGTCCTCCTCAGCGCACCGGTGGAAGTGCTCATCGAGCGCGTCTCGGCTCGTACCGACAATCCCTATGGCAACGCAGAGGCAGAGCAGTCCGTGATCCGCCAGCAGGTCCTCGACGTCGAACCGCTGCTACGACAGGGTGCAACCCTTGAACTCGACGGTCGCCGACCGGTCGCAGACCTGGCCGACGTCGTCGAGCGACTTCTGGCGTCCACTCGCCATGTCCGGTGA
- a CDS encoding serine hydrolase domain-containing protein, with amino-acid sequence MASSRQVFVATAGTEAECTFEIGSVSKVLTGMLYSDALQRGIVSPETTLGDALPLDGHGPVAAVSLGSLAVHRSGLPRLAPGMSVLRRSLAFSIRGENPYGETLAELLAQTRDVRLGSPRPRYSNLGFQLLGHAIARADGREYGLLLREVFGPGYSTPSRPDDLHDLDLRGTSRLGRVVQPWVGEALAPAGGIRADVGSLGELLRSILDRTAPGVTALEPVADFSPRVRIGAAWITVPYRGRTITWHNGATGGFSSWIGIDREACVGVAVVSARHGAVDRPGFHLLEELAASGSAVLD; translated from the coding sequence GTGGCCTCGTCGCGACAGGTCTTCGTAGCGACCGCGGGGACCGAGGCGGAGTGCACCTTCGAGATCGGATCGGTGTCCAAGGTGCTCACCGGGATGCTGTATTCCGACGCGCTGCAGCGCGGGATAGTCTCCCCGGAGACAACGCTGGGGGATGCGCTTCCTCTCGACGGTCACGGGCCCGTCGCAGCGGTGTCTCTCGGCTCGCTGGCCGTCCACCGGTCCGGCCTCCCACGCCTGGCCCCCGGGATGTCCGTTCTACGTCGAAGTCTCGCGTTCTCGATCCGCGGGGAGAATCCGTACGGTGAGACCCTCGCTGAGCTCCTCGCGCAAACGCGGGACGTGCGCCTAGGGTCGCCGCGACCTCGGTACTCGAACCTCGGGTTTCAACTTCTCGGCCACGCGATCGCACGTGCTGACGGGCGGGAGTACGGCCTACTCCTCCGTGAGGTCTTCGGCCCCGGGTACTCGACGCCGTCGCGGCCGGACGACCTTCACGACCTCGACCTCCGGGGGACCTCCCGGCTCGGCCGCGTTGTCCAACCATGGGTAGGGGAGGCCCTGGCTCCTGCAGGCGGCATCCGAGCGGACGTCGGCTCCCTGGGCGAACTCCTACGGTCGATCCTGGACCGAACTGCTCCGGGTGTCACCGCGCTCGAACCCGTTGCAGATTTTTCCCCGAGGGTCCGGATCGGCGCCGCGTGGATCACTGTGCCGTACCGGGGCCGCACCATTACCTGGCACAACGGCGCGACGGGCGGATTCAGCAGCTGGATCGGTATCGACCGGGAAGCCTGCGTCGGTGTGGCCGTGGTGTCCGCGCGGCACGGAGCAGTGGACCGGCCGGGCTTTCACCTCCTCGAGGAGCTCGCGGCCAGCGGATCGGCAGTCCTCGACTGA
- a CDS encoding kynureninase → MIGSTLAARAADLDTADPLAHHRKLFLGADGVQSYLDGNSLGRPLASTVDSLTAFVEEQWGGRLIRGWDEGWLELPQRIGDQLGRVTLGADAGQCIVADSTSVLLYKLARAAVAARPDRTEIVIDRDNFPTDRFIVEGIAQERGLTLRWIDVAYDGGATPADVAAAVGPQTALVLLSHVAYRSGFIADIPAITAVAHDAGALVLWDLSHSVGSVPAELDAWGVDFAAGCSYKYLNGGPGAPAWAYVAQCHLATLDQPILGWLGSADPFAMGSAYQPADGIRRLVSGTPPILGMLAMREMLNLIEESGMPAVRRKSELLTAFAVEAVDERLATYGVVLASPRTASERGGHITIDHPAFSAMVPELWRDGVIPDYRNPDGIRLGLSPLSTSFAEVAVAVDAIAARLESAGRDTADSRPHSGPSTGG, encoded by the coding sequence ATGATTGGCTCCACCCTCGCCGCCCGCGCGGCCGACCTCGACACCGCCGACCCGCTCGCACACCATCGCAAGCTCTTCCTCGGCGCTGACGGTGTGCAGTCCTACCTCGACGGCAACTCCCTCGGCCGCCCCCTCGCGAGCACGGTGGACAGCCTCACCGCCTTCGTGGAGGAGCAGTGGGGCGGGCGCCTGATCCGGGGCTGGGACGAGGGCTGGCTCGAGCTGCCCCAGCGGATCGGCGATCAGCTCGGGCGCGTGACCCTCGGTGCGGACGCCGGACAGTGCATCGTGGCCGACTCCACGAGCGTCCTGCTGTACAAGCTCGCGCGCGCCGCCGTGGCTGCGCGCCCGGACCGCACCGAGATCGTGATCGACCGGGACAACTTCCCCACGGACCGCTTCATCGTCGAGGGGATCGCACAGGAGCGAGGGCTCACACTGCGCTGGATCGACGTCGCGTACGACGGCGGTGCCACCCCCGCGGACGTCGCGGCGGCCGTCGGGCCGCAGACCGCGCTCGTCCTGCTGAGCCATGTCGCCTACCGCTCGGGGTTCATCGCGGACATCCCCGCCATCACGGCCGTAGCGCACGACGCCGGCGCGCTGGTCCTGTGGGACCTCAGCCATTCCGTGGGGTCGGTGCCCGCGGAGCTGGACGCCTGGGGCGTCGACTTCGCGGCCGGCTGCAGCTACAAGTACCTCAACGGGGGGCCAGGCGCCCCCGCCTGGGCCTACGTGGCGCAGTGCCACCTCGCCACCCTCGACCAGCCGATCCTCGGCTGGCTCGGCAGCGCGGATCCCTTCGCGATGGGCTCCGCCTACCAGCCGGCGGACGGCATCCGCCGTCTGGTCTCGGGGACACCGCCCATCCTCGGGATGCTGGCCATGCGAGAGATGCTGAACCTCATCGAGGAGTCGGGCATGCCGGCCGTCCGCCGGAAGTCGGAACTGCTCACGGCGTTCGCGGTCGAGGCGGTCGACGAGCGGCTGGCTACGTACGGCGTCGTCCTCGCCTCGCCGCGCACCGCGTCGGAGCGGGGCGGCCACATCACCATCGACCATCCGGCGTTCTCCGCGATGGTGCCCGAGCTGTGGCGGGACGGGGTCATCCCCGACTACCGCAACCCCGACGGGATCCGGCTCGGCCTGTCACCGCTCTCGACGTCGTTCGCCGAGGTCGCTGTGGCGGTCGATGCCATCGCGGCGCGCCTGGAAAGTGCCGGCAGGGACACTGCCGACAGCCGGCCGCACAGCGGACCGTCCACGGGCGGGTAG
- a CDS encoding 3-oxoacyl-ACP reductase — MADTYLDLVNTPLPARIAKALGLPRPSVLRRYSPAEALAPQPVLVAGAGAGADALADVLLGWDVEVRRHVLPGEKLSAAVVVLDRSASPEELAAPMLELGQAVRLLVPGGRVVGLFRSSAETTDPAEAAARQGIDGAIRSVARELRNGATANGIILRGDATTTDPTTLGTLRFLLSGRSAYVDGQFIEVTATPAENLADLAASSGATGEGMPDKPLAGKTAVVTGAARGIGAKIAEVLARDGARVVAVDVPAAGEQLARVANTVHGTALQLDITAPDAADRILEHVRQRYGALDIVVHNAGITRDKLLANMDASRWDSVIAVNIASQLRMNEQILASPVFSATGRIISLASTSGIAGNRGQSNYAASKAGVIGMVRAQAAAFDGGGRTINAVAPGFIETDMTAKIPPLTRQVARRLSSLQQGGLPVDVAETIAFLASDEAAGINGQVVRVCGQNLVGA, encoded by the coding sequence ATGGCCGACACCTACCTGGACCTCGTCAACACCCCGCTTCCCGCCCGGATCGCGAAGGCCCTCGGGCTGCCGCGTCCCTCGGTGCTGCGGCGCTACTCGCCGGCCGAGGCCCTCGCCCCGCAGCCCGTGCTCGTGGCGGGAGCCGGTGCGGGAGCCGATGCGCTCGCCGACGTGCTGCTCGGCTGGGACGTCGAGGTCCGCCGCCACGTGCTGCCCGGCGAGAAGCTGAGTGCGGCCGTCGTCGTCCTCGACCGCTCAGCCTCCCCCGAGGAGCTCGCAGCCCCGATGCTGGAACTCGGTCAGGCCGTTCGGCTGCTGGTGCCGGGCGGCCGGGTCGTGGGGCTCTTCCGCTCGTCCGCCGAGACCACCGACCCTGCCGAGGCCGCAGCGCGCCAGGGCATCGACGGAGCCATCCGGTCCGTGGCACGCGAGCTCCGGAACGGCGCGACCGCCAACGGGATCATCCTCCGCGGAGACGCGACGACCACCGACCCCACCACTCTCGGCACACTCCGGTTCCTCCTCTCCGGCCGGAGCGCCTACGTGGACGGCCAGTTCATCGAGGTCACCGCGACACCCGCCGAGAATCTCGCCGATCTCGCCGCGTCGTCCGGGGCGACGGGGGAGGGCATGCCCGACAAGCCCCTGGCGGGGAAGACGGCCGTCGTGACCGGGGCCGCGCGCGGCATCGGCGCGAAGATCGCCGAGGTCCTCGCCCGCGACGGGGCCCGCGTGGTCGCCGTCGACGTCCCCGCGGCCGGCGAGCAGCTCGCCCGGGTCGCCAACACCGTGCACGGCACCGCCCTGCAGCTCGACATCACCGCGCCCGACGCCGCGGACCGCATCCTCGAGCACGTGAGGCAGCGCTACGGCGCCCTGGACATCGTGGTGCACAACGCGGGCATCACGCGGGACAAGCTGCTCGCCAACATGGACGCGTCCCGCTGGGACTCCGTCATCGCCGTGAACATCGCCTCGCAGCTGCGCATGAACGAGCAGATCCTCGCCTCCCCGGTGTTCTCGGCCACCGGCCGCATCATCAGCCTCGCCTCGACGAGCGGTATCGCGGGCAACCGCGGGCAGAGCAACTACGCCGCCTCGAAGGCCGGGGTCATCGGCATGGTCCGGGCGCAGGCTGCGGCGTTCGACGGCGGCGGCCGCACCATCAACGCCGTGGCGCCCGGCTTCATCGAGACGGACATGACGGCCAAGATCCCGCCGCTGACGCGTCAGGTGGCACGGCGCCTCAGCAGCCTGCAGCAGGGCGGTCTCCCCGTCGACGTCGCCGAGACGATCGCGTTCCTGGCCTCCGACGAGGCGGCCGGGATCAACGGCCAGGTGGTCCGCGTGTGCGGGCAGAACCTGGTGGGCGCGTGA
- a CDS encoding M50 family metallopeptidase produces the protein MVPLDPAPLWDRIADGFTRGIPPEVGVPGLMAIVLVSVALSVPRRSWRIFGLFVTVVHELGHAVAALLTLQRVTGITLRLDHSGTTTSRGRRGWRAAFTTFWGYPVPAVVGAALVWSAATGWAAAALSVGALVLVAALVLIRNGQGVLILGGSAAASLALVWFGRPGTAGYACLVLGLALLVGSCRDWVKVVRVHLRRRDLRSSDAFLLQGATRVPSPVWLGAFALVIGAALAQSVQPLALIAELSARG, from the coding sequence GTGGTGCCTCTCGACCCCGCCCCGCTCTGGGACCGGATCGCCGACGGCTTCACGCGCGGGATCCCGCCGGAGGTCGGCGTGCCCGGGCTCATGGCGATCGTGCTGGTGTCCGTCGCACTGTCCGTGCCCCGCCGCTCGTGGCGGATCTTCGGGCTCTTCGTCACCGTGGTGCACGAACTCGGCCACGCCGTTGCGGCACTCCTGACCCTGCAGCGGGTCACCGGCATCACCCTGCGCCTCGACCACTCCGGCACCACCACGAGCCGGGGACGCCGCGGCTGGCGCGCCGCCTTCACGACGTTCTGGGGCTACCCCGTACCCGCCGTCGTCGGCGCCGCCCTCGTCTGGAGTGCCGCCACCGGCTGGGCCGCGGCGGCACTCTCGGTCGGCGCGCTGGTGCTGGTGGCGGCGCTCGTCCTGATCCGCAACGGGCAGGGCGTCCTCATCCTGGGCGGCAGCGCCGCCGCGTCGCTCGCACTCGTGTGGTTCGGCAGGCCCGGGACCGCCGGCTACGCCTGCCTCGTCCTCGGCCTCGCGCTGCTGGTCGGCTCCTGCCGGGACTGGGTCAAGGTGGTGCGCGTCCACCTGCGACGCCGGGACCTCCGCTCCTCCGACGCGTTCCTGCTGCAGGGCGCCACCCGGGTGCCGTCACCGGTCTGGCTCGGCGCGTTCGCGCTCGTGATCGGGGCAGCACTCGCGCAGTCCGTGCAACCGCTGGCGCTCATCGCGGAGCTGTCTGCACGCGGCTGA
- a CDS encoding AsnC family protein, giving the protein MTAENLYGLVDSLSGKGPADALRTIAQLRGEVSRTEAGLVRSARQAGLSWEAIAECLGVTKQAAHRKYGKQ; this is encoded by the coding sequence ATGACCGCGGAGAACCTCTATGGGCTCGTCGATTCCCTGTCCGGCAAGGGCCCGGCCGACGCACTGCGGACTATTGCTCAGCTCCGCGGCGAGGTCTCGCGCACCGAAGCGGGTCTCGTCCGTAGCGCGCGCCAGGCCGGCCTGTCCTGGGAGGCGATAGCGGAGTGTCTCGGGGTGACCAAGCAGGCCGCGCACCGCAAGTACGGCAAGCAGTAG
- a CDS encoding MaoC/PaaZ C-terminal domain-containing protein: MRGALAADVTLPGTPNLPALYRQAILLAAKRTVRRTGPPDGLPPARHRVEGVVADLGALTRFQQLLGSAARDTLPSAYVHTLAFPVAMSVLARPDFPLPLLGMVHLSNEVHQTRQIGASEAIDVVAWAEDLRPHAAGTQVDLVTEASVGGERIWTGRSVYLARGVRAADGMTPAPRVDERPVFSAPTPTGLWRLGADTGRRYAAVSGDWNPIHLSGPTAQMLGMKTAIAHGMYLAARMVDEAVPAPHGALAWRIDFAAPVLLPGTVTVAFARTEGGDGRAGDGCASVGSGVEVVAWSVKRRRPHFTGWVRGE; the protein is encoded by the coding sequence GTGAGGGGCGCGCTCGCGGCGGACGTCACCCTGCCCGGGACGCCGAACCTGCCCGCGCTGTACCGTCAGGCGATCCTGCTCGCCGCGAAGCGCACCGTCCGCCGGACCGGCCCGCCGGACGGTCTGCCCCCCGCCCGCCACCGCGTCGAGGGCGTCGTGGCGGATCTCGGCGCCCTGACGCGCTTCCAGCAGCTGCTCGGCTCCGCCGCCCGCGACACCCTCCCGTCGGCCTACGTGCACACGCTCGCCTTCCCGGTGGCCATGAGCGTGCTCGCTCGGCCGGACTTCCCGCTGCCCCTGCTCGGCATGGTGCACCTCAGCAACGAGGTGCACCAGACCCGGCAGATCGGCGCCTCCGAGGCCATCGACGTCGTCGCCTGGGCCGAGGACCTGCGCCCGCACGCCGCCGGCACGCAGGTGGACCTCGTGACGGAGGCCTCCGTCGGCGGTGAGCGCATCTGGACGGGGCGGTCCGTCTACCTGGCCCGCGGCGTCCGCGCCGCCGACGGCATGACGCCGGCCCCCCGCGTCGACGAACGGCCCGTCTTCTCGGCACCCACGCCGACCGGGCTCTGGCGGCTCGGCGCGGACACGGGACGGCGCTACGCCGCCGTCTCGGGCGACTGGAACCCCATCCACCTCAGCGGACCCACCGCGCAGATGCTCGGCATGAAGACCGCCATCGCGCACGGCATGTACCTCGCGGCGCGCATGGTCGACGAGGCGGTCCCCGCCCCGCACGGAGCCCTGGCCTGGCGGATCGACTTCGCGGCGCCGGTCCTCCTGCCGGGGACCGTGACGGTGGCGTTTGCGCGCACCGAAGGCGGCGACGGCAGGGCAGGCGATGGGTGTGCGAGCGTCGGCAGCGGGGTCGAGGTGGTCGCGTGGTCCGTGAAGCGCCGGCGGCCGCACTTCACGGGCTGGGTGCGCGGGGAATAG
- a CDS encoding trypsin-like serine peptidase, translating to MNSRGLKAGLIAASALMASALMTAGPVQAAPAGPSVDTVVAGTPSTQSHTQDESQAALDAYWTADRMRSAKPANTINSGWAAEGRSVLPKAGLEAVAKAPGEPVVQPRAISQPAVSRIGKVFFTQAGQNYVCSANSVQSGNQSTVATAGHCTYDVATGWVTNFVFVPAYSNGAAPYGKWTARSLHAAAEWVSRGDINYDGAFAVVNTLNGRTLAATVGASSIGFNMARNLTYTAYGYPAAAPFNGERLFSCSGTSSRDRVGGTQSQGIPCDMTGGSSGGPWFVGSGAAGTQNSVNSFGYSTQANVMYGPYFGTSIQAAYSTAASR from the coding sequence GTGAACTCTCGAGGTCTCAAAGCCGGCCTGATCGCGGCGTCGGCCCTGATGGCATCAGCGCTGATGACAGCGGGTCCCGTCCAGGCAGCACCCGCCGGCCCTTCCGTCGACACCGTCGTCGCCGGTACCCCCAGCACCCAGTCCCACACGCAGGACGAGAGCCAGGCGGCGCTCGACGCCTACTGGACAGCCGACCGCATGAGGAGCGCCAAGCCGGCGAACACCATCAACTCCGGCTGGGCCGCCGAAGGGCGCTCCGTGCTGCCGAAGGCCGGCCTGGAGGCGGTCGCGAAGGCTCCCGGCGAGCCCGTCGTCCAGCCGCGGGCCATCTCCCAGCCCGCCGTCTCGCGCATCGGCAAGGTCTTCTTCACGCAGGCCGGGCAGAACTACGTCTGCTCCGCCAACTCCGTACAGAGCGGCAACCAGAGCACGGTCGCCACGGCCGGCCACTGCACCTACGACGTCGCGACGGGCTGGGTCACCAACTTCGTGTTCGTGCCCGCGTACAGCAACGGCGCGGCACCGTACGGCAAGTGGACGGCCCGCTCGCTCCACGCCGCCGCCGAGTGGGTATCGCGCGGCGACATCAACTACGACGGCGCCTTCGCGGTGGTGAACACGCTCAACGGCAGGACGCTCGCAGCGACCGTCGGTGCGTCGAGCATCGGCTTCAACATGGCCCGCAACCTCACCTACACCGCGTACGGCTACCCCGCGGCGGCGCCCTTCAACGGCGAGCGCCTCTTCAGCTGCTCCGGTACCTCCTCCAGGGACCGCGTGGGCGGCACCCAGTCGCAGGGCATCCCGTGCGACATGACCGGTGGGTCGTCGGGCGGCCCGTGGTTCGTCGGATCCGGTGCCGCCGGTACGCAGAACTCCGTCAACAGCTTCGGCTACTCCACGCAGGCGAACGTGATGTACGGACCGTACTTCGGCACCTCCATCCAGGCCGCCTACTCCACCGCGGCCAGCCGGTAG